A window of Nomascus leucogenys isolate Asia chromosome X, Asia_NLE_v1, whole genome shotgun sequence contains these coding sequences:
- the ZCCHC18 gene encoding zinc finger CCHC domain-containing protein 18: MASIIARVGNSRQQNAPLPPWAHSMLRSLGRSLGPLVVKMAERNTKLFSGRVVPAQGKETFENWLIQVNGVLPDWSMSEEEKLKRLMKTLRGPAREVMRLLQAANPNLSVADFLRAMKLVFGESESSVTAHGKFFNTLQAQGEKASLYVIRLEVQLQNAIQAGILAEKDANQTRLQQLLLGAELSRDLRFRLKHLLRMYANEQERLPNFLELIKMIREEEDWDDAFIKRKRPKRSEPIMERAASPVAFQGAQPIAISSADCNCNVIEIDDTLDDSDEDVILVASLDPPLTPTGAPPFRGRARPLDQVLVIDSPNNSGAQSVSTSGGSGYKNDGPGNIRRARKRKYTTCCSYCGEEGHSKETCDNESNKAQVFENLIITLQELTHTEERSKEVPGEHSDASEPQ; encoded by the coding sequence ATGGCTAGCATCATTGCGCGTGTGGGTAACAGCAGGCAGCAGAATGCACCTTTGCCGCCTTGGGCCCATTCCATGTTGAGGTCTCTGGGGAGGAGTCTCGGTCCTTTAGTGGTCAAAATGGCAGAGAGAAACACGAAGTTGTTCTCGGGAAGAGTGGTGCCAGCCCAGGGGAAAGAAACCTTTGAAAACTGGCTGATCCAAGTCAATGGGGTCCTGCCAGATTGGAGTATGTCTGAGGAGGAAAAACTCAAGCGCTTGATGAAAACACTTAGGGGCCCTGCCCGGGAGGTCATGCGTTTGCTTCAGGCGGCCAACCCCAACCTAAGTGTAGCAGATTTCTTGCGGGCAATGAAATTGGTGTTTGGGGAGTCTGAAAGCAGTGTGACTGCCCATGGTAAATTTTTTAACACCCTGCAGGCACAAGGGGAGAAAGCCTCCCTTTATGTGATCCGTTTAGAGGTGCAGCTCCAGAATGCTATTCAGGCAGGCATCCTAGCTGAGAAAGATGCAAACCAGACTCGCTTGCAACAGCTTCTTTTAGGAGCTGAGCTGAGTAGGGACCTGCGCTTCAGGCTTAAGCATCTTCTCAGGATGTATGCAAATGAGCAGGAGCGGCTTCCCAATTTCCTGGAGTTAATCAAGATGATAAGGGAGGAAGAGGATTGGGATGATGCTTTTATTAAACGGAAGCGGCCGAAAAGGTCTGAGCCAATAATGGAGAGGGCAGCCAGCCCTGTGGCATTTCAGGGCGCCCAGCCAATAGCAATCAGCAGTGCTGACTGTAACTGCAACGTGATAGAAATAGATGATACCCTTGATGACTCCGATGAGGATGTGATCCTGGTGGCGTCCCTGGACCCTCCACTGACACCCACAGGTGCTCCTCCCTTCAGAGGAAGAGCCAGACCTCTGGATCAAGTGCTGGTTATTGATTCCCCCAACAATTCTGGGGCTCAGTCTGTTTCTACCAGTGGTGGTTCTGGGTATAAGAATGATGGTCCTGGGAATATTCGTAGAGCCAGGAAGCGAAAATACACAACCTGCTGTTCATATTGTGGTGAGGAGGGCCACTCAAAAGAAACCTGTGACAATGAGAGCAACAAGGCCCAGGTTTTTGAGAATCTGATCATCACCCTGCAGGAGCTGACACATACAGAGGAGAGGTCAAAAGAGGTCCCTGGAGAACACAGTGATGCTTCTGAGCCACAGTAA
- the SLC25A53 gene encoding solute carrier family 25 member 53, translating to MGEQNHSPRKELQHRTRAEAPGKESWHSQAYALGAVSNFMSTFLTFPIYKVVFRQQIHAMAVSEAVRQLWHEGPQYFYRGIYPPLLSKTLQGTLLFGTYDSLLCFLSPVGPHTLGHRWAAGLMSGVVEAVALSPFERVQNVLQDGRKQARFPSTFSILKEFNSYGLWGRLSLGYYRGFWPVLARNSLGSALYFSFKDPIQDGLAEQGLPHWVPALVSGSVNGTITCLVLYPLIVLVANMQSHIGWQNMPSLWASAQDVWNTRGRKLLLIYRGGSLVILRSSVTWGLTTAIHDFLQRKSHSRKELKTD from the coding sequence ATGGGGGAGCAGAACCACTCTCCCAGGAAGGAGCTTCAGCACAGGACGCGAGCAGAGGCTCCAGGAAAGGAAAGCTGGCATTCCCAGGCCTACGCCCTTGGGGCCGTTTCCAACTTTATGTCTACTTTTCTGACCTTTCCTATCTATAAGGTTGTGTTCCGGCAACAGATCCATGCCATGGCAGTGTCAGAGGCTGTGAGACAGCTTTGGCATGAAGGTCCTCAATACTTCTACCGGGGAATCtaccctcctcttctctccaagACGTTGCAAGGGACTCTTCTGTTTGGGACTTATGATAGCCTGCTGtgctttctctctcctgttgGGCCACACACCCTGGGACACCGCTGGGCTGCAGGGCTCATGTCTGGTGTGGTGGAGGCTGTGGCACTCAGCCCCTTTGAAAGGGTGCAAAATGTGCTCCAGGATGGTCGCAAGCAAGCTCGCTTCCCCAGCACCTTCAGCATTCTCAAGGAATTCAACTCTTATGGGCTTTGGGGGCGGCTGTCACTGGGTTACTATCGTGGTTTCTGGCCTGTCCTGGCCAGGAACAGCCTGGGGAGTgctctatatttttctttcaaggaCCCCATCCAGGATGGCCTGGCAGAGCAAGGCCTGCCCCACTGGGTTCCTGCCTTGGTGTCTGGTAGTGTCAATGGAACAATCACCTGCCTAGTTCTGTATCCTCTGATTGTGCTGGTTGCTAATATGCAGTCCCACATTGGATGGCAGAACATGCCAAGCCTGTGGGCCTCTGCCCAGGATGTGTGGAACACTCGGGGCCGAAAGCTGCTCCTGATCTACCGTGGAGGCTCCCTGGTCATCCTAAGGTCCAGTGTGACATGGGGCCTCACTACAGCAATCCATGACTTCCTGCAGAGGAAGTCACACTCCAGGAAAGAGCTGAAGACTGACTAG